TCCTTTATGCGCAGTTCCAGATAGCGCCGGCCCTGAAATTCGGAAAAGACCGGGCTTGCGGCCACCCAGACCCCACCCTCTTCCACTAAAGATAAGGCCTTCTCCCCCAGATTGAACCCTACGGCGGAAAGCCCGGCCCCTTCCTGCCAGAGGGTAAAACGCAGATGTTTTTCTGCCAGGAGTCGGGCTCCCCGGACTTCAAAATTGGAAAGGGCCAGCACCGGCTCCGGATTTCCTGGGCCAAAAGGTCCCAGGCGCTCAAAGGCTTCCAGAAAATCCGGCTCCAGAAGTTCCCCCACCCGGGCCGTGGCCTCAAGCTCTAACCAGGGAGAAAGATCCGAAAGCCGAAGGCCCTTTTCGGCCAGGATTTCCCTTACCGCAGCTCCCAAGGCCTGGGCAAAGTCCTTTTTCTTCTCCGGAGAGAGTTTTACCCCTCCGGCTGCCGGATGCCCTCCGAAGGAAAGGAGATGTTTTCCCGCCCGACAGAAGGCTTCATAGAGATCCACTTCCGGAATGCTTCTTCCCGAGCCCTTGAGGATCTCTCCCTTGCGGGTAAGGAGGACCACCGGGCGGTAAAGTTCCTCGGCAAGTTTTCCGGCCACCAGCCCCAGGACTCCCAGGGGCCAGTCTCCAGAAAGGACCACCGCCGGGGGGATCTCCGGGAGAGCGAGCAGTCTCTCCCGGGCCTCGCGGAGCACCTCTTCTTCCACCCGCTGGCGTTCTCCGTTTAAGCGATTAAGTTCCCGGGCCAGTTCTCGGGCCCGGGTCGGATCTTCCGTCACCAGGAGTTCGAAGGCCGGGGTGGCCTCTCCCAGGCGTCCGGCGGCGTTGAGACGCGGAGCCAGACGAAAAGAGACCTCCTCCGGCCCCACGGCCCCGTTTAATCCGGCCACCTCTTTTAGGGCCTTCAGTCCGGGTCGTTCCGTCTGTGAAAGTTCCTGCAGCCCGAAAAAGACGATCAGGCGATTTTCCCCGTAAAGAGGGACCAGGTCGGCCACCGTAGCCAGGGCCGCAAGATCGAGGTAGCGCCGAAGGTTGGGGATAGGTCTTTGGTTAAAAAAGCCCCTTTCATAAAGGTACTTGCGCAGGGCCCGCACCAGGGCCAGGGCCATACCCGCTCCAGAGAGATCATAAAAGGGGGAGCCCCTGGGAGTGCGCTTTCCGGTGACCA
This portion of the Thermosulfurimonas marina genome encodes:
- the recJ gene encoding single-stranded-DNA-specific exonuclease RecJ, with the protein product MLKVWRWIFRLPPPEAVEVLRREGGFPRLLAVLLANRGLTDPSEAWAFLHPRLTDFADPFEIPDMVEAVKLLSQEIEAGRPIGLYGDYDADGLCGTALLHTFLREIGARTTVLFPHRERDGYGFHAHLLPFFREQGVRLVVTVDCGIAAAEAVAEARRLGLSVIVTDHHELPSRLPPAEAVVTGKRTPRGSPFYDLSGAGMALALVRALRKYLYERGFFNQRPIPNLRRYLDLAALATVADLVPLYGENRLIVFFGLQELSQTERPGLKALKEVAGLNGAVGPEEVSFRLAPRLNAAGRLGEATPAFELLVTEDPTRARELARELNRLNGERQRVEEEVLREARERLLALPEIPPAVVLSGDWPLGVLGLVAGKLAEELYRPVVLLTRKGEILKGSGRSIPEVDLYEAFCRAGKHLLSFGGHPAAGGVKLSPEKKKDFAQALGAAVREILAEKGLRLSDLSPWLELEATARVGELLEPDFLEAFERLGPFGPGNPEPVLALSNFEVRGARLLAEKHLRFTLWQEGAGLSAVGFNLGEKALSLVEEGGVWVAASPVFSEFQGRRYLELRIKDLKRR